GAGCCGCTGACATAACGTTCATACCGATAGCCTGCTTTGACAGCAGGCTATTTTTTTAGACGTTTATTTAGTATAACAGCTGTTTGATCCAGGTTTGAGTGCGGGTCAAAACAGGTATACTAAATTGTTATTATCTGGACTGCTCGTAAAAGGTGTCCACTTAGGAGGAAGAGTACTTATGACCGTTTCCCTATTCATTGATGTCGCATGTAAGACAGGCGAATCTCCTGTTTACGACGCAAAAACAAAGCGCTTTTATTTCGTTGATATTCCGAATCAACTTCTCTTTTCATATGACCTCGTCACAGAAGCACTCAAACCGTATACGTTACCAAGCGCGATCACATCGATTGCCTTGACCGATGCACCGGATTTATTACGTGTCACGGCTGAACACGGATTCGGTACGTTTGATCTTAAAGAAGGACACTTGTCGCTTGAACATCAACTATCGTTACCCGATTCCGATCGAATGAATGACGGCAAGCTTGATCCGACTGGTCAATACGTCGCTGGAAGTATTAATGAAGAAGACGGCAAGACCGCTGGACTGTTCCGTCTGCGCCACGATGGTTCCGTCGATGTCTTACACGAAGACTTAACGAACTCGAACGGACTTGTCTGGTCTGAAGATGGTAAGACCCTCTATCATATCGATACACCGACGAAAAAAGTCTATGCCTTTGATTATGCGCCGGACGCACCACTTTCGAATAAACGCGTCGCCGTTGATCTCGAAGAAGAAGACGGATTCCCAGACGGTATGACGAAAGACGCAGAAGGTCATGCTTGGATTGCACATTACGCCGGATCTTGTATTACGCGTTGGAATCTCGAAACAGGTGCAAAACTGGATCATGTCGACTTCCCTGTCGCAAATCCGACGTGTCCGATTTTCTACGAAGATCGGTTGCTCGTAACGACCGCTGCCAACGGAGATGATGCACCGCATGCCGGCGCCGTCTTCGCTGTGACATTTGAATGATTAGCAAAGGAGGGATCATCTAGTGATAGGTGGTGCCTCTTTTTACAAATAATCCGACTAGACGCCTATTCAAAAACAGACGATACTAAAGAAGAAGCTTATTAATCTTTTAAAGGAGTGAAGCCGATGCGTGTCACGACGATCGAACGTTTACACCAATTGCAGACGACCCCTTCTTTTTTCCCGGTCAATTGCTACTTATTTGAAGAAGCAGACAGTTTGACATTGATTGATGCCGGACTCGGTATCAATGCAAAGGCCCTCTATCACTATATTCGAAAGCAAGAGAAACCGCTCGGTGCGATCATTTTGACTCATGCGCACGCTGATCATGTCGGTTCGCTCGATTTCCTCGCGAACGCTTTTCCACTCGCTGAAGTCTGTATCAGTTACCGTGATGCTGCACTACTCAGTGGGGATGAGACGCTACGCGAAGGCGAAACGACACCACTCAAAGGCGGTATTCCAAAGAACATCAAAACACGTCCGGATCGATTGCTTGAAAGTGGACAACAAGTCGGAAGTCTCAGTGTCATCGCCTCACCCGGTCATACACCCGGTTCGATCTCGCTTTGGCATGAAGGTAGCCGAACATTGATTGCAGGAGACGCCTTTCAGACGCAAGGAGGACTGGCGGTCTCCGGTGACGTCCGCTGGCAATTCCCGTTTCCGGCACTTGCGACATGGGATCCGGACGTTGCACTCCGTTCCGCTGATCAATTGACGGAACTGTCTCCGGATGTTCTCGCTGTCGGACATGGTCCACTCATTCTCGGACCGAGTTACGAGATGCGTCAAGCCGTCGATCGGTTCGCTCACGTCTTACAGACGAAAAAAACATCACCTTTTAAGTGAAACCGTTACACTAAAACATCCGCTGATGTGTTCTTGACACGTCGCGGATGTTTTTCGTTCATATGATTTACGGCTGTTCTGTAACAGTATAACGATATACTCGTGCTTCATAAGGACGCAGTTCATTCGAGATATCTGGATAGTTCGAGAAAAGCAACTTATCTTGCGATAAAACGAAGGCCGTTTGCATCGGTTCATCATGAACATTGAGAACGATCCGCCACACTTCCCCCTCTAGTTCCCGCTCATAGATATAGAGATACGGATCATGGAGTGCTAAGTCGCGGTACGTACCGTAGACCATGATCGGATGATCCTTTCGCATCTGAATCAACGCCCGGTAAAAGGCAAGTACGGACGTTGGATCGGCTTCTGCTTGCGCGACATTGATATCCGTATAATTCGGATTGACCGCTAACCAAGGTTTCCCACTCGTAAAGCCTGCTGCATGCGTACTGTCCCACTGCATCGGTGTGCGGGAGTTATCGCGTGCGAGTAACTGCATTGACGAGAGCACGACTTCTGGATCCTCTCCACCAGCGACACGCTCCTCGTATCGATTACGGAACGCGACGTCTTGATAGAGCGACGGATCAGAAAAACGAATCCCCGTCATCCCGATCTCTTCTCCTTGGTACACATACGGAATGCCTGGTAGCGTGTGCAACATCAATCCGAGTAATTTTGCACTCTCGACGCGGTACCGTTCACTGCCGAAGCGCGTCACTTGTCGCGTATGGTCATGGTTGTTGAGGAACTGCGAATTGACGCCGAGTGGGTATAAAACGTCATACCAGCGTTTTTGAATCTCCTTGAATCGCAAGAGATCCATCGCTTCCATATCGTCCGCGATTTCGAAGTGAAATAGCGTCCGGAGTTCTTTTCGTTCCTCGCTGACATATAACAGACCATCTTCCGGACCAACGAACGGAATTTCACCGACCGTGAACAAGTCTTTACCAGCGAGAACGTTCGCATGCATCTCTTGTAGAAAATCATGTACACCAGGTTGGTTGCCTAAGTACGATAGATCAAATGGGTTCGCCACATCTTCGAGTGTCCGCTTCTTGATCAAGTTGATGACATCCATCCGGAAGCCGTCGATGCCTTGAGCAACCCACCAGTTCATCATGTTGTAAATCGCCTGTCTCACAGCTGGGTGTTCCCAGTTCAAGTCCGGTTGCTCTTTCGCAAAGGAATGGAAATAATACTGCCCGCGCTCTTCACTCCACGTCCATGGACTTGGTGCAAAGTACGAACGCCAGTTGTTCGGTGGCATGTCTTTCGTTCCATCTTTCCAGATATACCAGTCGTCCTTATCGTTGATCCGGTCCCGTGACTGGCGGAACCAATCGTGCTGGTTACTTGTATGATTGACGACTAGATCTAAGATGATCTTTAGTCCACGCGCATGTGCCGCTGCAATCAATTCTTGTAGATCACCCATTGTCCCCGCTTTTTCCATGATTTCGTAATAATCGGCAATATCATAGCCGTTATCGACGTCCGGGGAACGGTAACACGGATTCAACCAGACGACATCGACGCCGAGTGACGCGATGTAATCAAGCTTGTCGATGACACCTCGTAAGTCACCGATCCCGTCTCCGTTCGAATCCTTAAAACTACGCCAGTAGACTTGATAAACGACTGCCTCTTTCCAGTTAGCTCGCTTCATCTCTTCACTCCTCTCCCTATTCCTTATTCCCGCTCCACTTATCTGTACCTGTTTATCAGACAATTTTTTTGATTTTCGAAAAAGTTCTTTTCTTTTGACTGAATATTCGTTATCCTTGACGACAATACCACGAAGGAGGCACGCATCTTATGAAACATTTCGCTCCATCCATCGCCATCGACCGGCTTCCTGCTCCCGTATTCGCTGAACTTGCGAACCGCATTGGTGCTGTCAAAGCTGCCGGACACGATGTCATCACACTCGGTCAAGGAACACCCGATCAAACGACGCCCGTACATATTCTCGACGCTTTGAAACAGGCGATCGATGAGCCAACGAACCTTCAATATCCACCGTTTCGTGGCCATGATTTTCTAAAACAAGCTGTCGCAAGCTTTTACGCAAACGAATTTGGTGTCACGATTGATCCGGCTACGGAAGTCGCGATTCTCCTCGGTAGTAAAGCGGGAATCGTCGCCTTACCTCAGACGATCGTCAACCCCGGAGAAGGTGTCATCGTCCCAGATCCCGGATACCCGGATTACCTGTCCGGTGCTGCACTTGCTGGCGCGTACCCGATCACTTTACCGTTGCTTGAGAAAAACGACTTTTTACCCGATTACAACTTACTTGATACGACAGACGTCGAGCGTGCCCGAATGTTGTTCCTCAACTACCCGAGTAATCCGACTGGCGCTACGGCAACAGCGGAAGCCTTCGAACAGACTGTCGCTTTCGCCGATGCGAATGATATTTGTGTCGTCCATGACTTAGCATACGGCGGCATCAGCTTCGATGGTCCGACGCGAAGCTTCTTGCAGACGGAAGGCGCAAAAGACGTCGGAATCGAGCTATTCTCGCTTTCGAAACGCTTCAACATGTCAGGCTTCCGGATTGCCTTCGCAATCGGAAATCCGTCCGTCATCTCAAGCATCGAGACGTATCAAGAACATCTCTACGTCAGTGCCTTCACACCGATTCAGCATGCGGCAACTGTCGCCTTGACGAGTGACCAAACGTGCGTCCGTCAGTTAAGTAGCCTTTACGAAACTCGTCGTGATGCCTTATTCGCAAAACTCGATGCGATCGGTTGGAGTGGACCACGCCCAGGCGGTTCGTTCTTCGTCTGGCTTCCGGTGCCTGAAGGTTACACGTCCCAAAGCTTCACCGATCACTTGCTTGACGAAGCGCATGTCGCCGTGACACCAGGATCATTCTTCGGTGAATACGGTGAAGGATATGTCCGAATTAGCTTGATCGCTGACGTCGAACGGTTAGAAGAAGCCGTCGACCGGATCGGTACGCTCAACCTGTTCCGGACACCTGTTGCGGAATAATTCTGAAAAAACATTTGACAGATGGGAATCATTTCCGTTAAAGTAAATCCCAACAGCATAACTACTTATCGAGAGCGACCGAGGGATTAGGCCCAACGACGTCCGGCAACCACCTGTAAGGAACGGTGCCACATCCTACAGAATGATTTTCATTCTGAGAGATAAGTTACGAAATCTTACACTTTCGTCGCTTTTTTCTGGTTGCTCCGCTACTAGGAAAAAGCGACTTTTTTTGTATGAGGAGATGAGCGGATGATTGAATTCAAACACATTACAAAACGGTTCGTTCGAGATCGGACACCGATTTTTGCATTACGAGATGTCGATTTGACGATTCAAAAAGGAGAAATCTTTGGCATCATCGGTGAGTCCGGTGCCGGTAAAAGTACATTGCTTCGCCTGATCAACGGGCTCGAGCATCCGACACAAGGAACGGTCAAAGTCGACGGTGTCTCGCTCGGTGGGATGTCAAAATCCGACTTGCGTCAACTTCGTTTGCGGACAGGAATGATCTTTCAACATTTCCAATTGATCCAATCGCGTAACGTTGCGGATAACATTGCCTTCGCACTCAAGGCAGCTGGTGTCAAACGAGCCGATTTCCCGGAACGAATTCGCGAACTCGTCTCGCTCGTCGGACTCGAAGGGTTTGAAACGAACTTCCCGAGCCAATTGAGCGGTGGGCAGAAACAGCGCGTCGGGATTGCCCGGGCACTCGCAAACAATCCGACCGTCCTATTATGTGATGAAGCGACATCAGCTCTTGACCCCGTTACGACACTACAGATTCTTGAACTGCTGAAGGATTTAAATGAACGACTCGGATTGACGATCGTTCTCATCACCCA
This window of the Exiguobacterium acetylicum genome carries:
- a CDS encoding aminotransferase class I/II-fold pyridoxal phosphate-dependent enzyme codes for the protein MKHFAPSIAIDRLPAPVFAELANRIGAVKAAGHDVITLGQGTPDQTTPVHILDALKQAIDEPTNLQYPPFRGHDFLKQAVASFYANEFGVTIDPATEVAILLGSKAGIVALPQTIVNPGEGVIVPDPGYPDYLSGAALAGAYPITLPLLEKNDFLPDYNLLDTTDVERARMLFLNYPSNPTGATATAEAFEQTVAFADANDICVVHDLAYGGISFDGPTRSFLQTEGAKDVGIELFSLSKRFNMSGFRIAFAIGNPSVISSIETYQEHLYVSAFTPIQHAATVALTSDQTCVRQLSSLYETRRDALFAKLDAIGWSGPRPGGSFFVWLPVPEGYTSQSFTDHLLDEAHVAVTPGSFFGEYGEGYVRISLIADVERLEEAVDRIGTLNLFRTPVAE
- a CDS encoding methionine ABC transporter ATP-binding protein, producing the protein MIEFKHITKRFVRDRTPIFALRDVDLTIQKGEIFGIIGESGAGKSTLLRLINGLEHPTQGTVKVDGVSLGGMSKSDLRQLRLRTGMIFQHFQLIQSRNVADNIAFALKAAGVKRADFPERIRELVSLVGLEGFETNFPSQLSGGQKQRVGIARALANNPTVLLCDEATSALDPVTTLQILELLKDLNERLGLTIVLITHEIDVVKQICHRVAVMSQGEVVEVASTYDLFSQAKHPVTQHYVDTALQIELPERILQATPGKIIRLQFTGEKTGESTLSEAIRRYDISVSILHGKVDYIQDVAFGVLIVSLTGSSDQIAPALDWLATELHALEVIQDVA
- a CDS encoding MBL fold metallo-hydrolase — translated: MRVTTIERLHQLQTTPSFFPVNCYLFEEADSLTLIDAGLGINAKALYHYIRKQEKPLGAIILTHAHADHVGSLDFLANAFPLAEVCISYRDAALLSGDETLREGETTPLKGGIPKNIKTRPDRLLESGQQVGSLSVIASPGHTPGSISLWHEGSRTLIAGDAFQTQGGLAVSGDVRWQFPFPALATWDPDVALRSADQLTELSPDVLAVGHGPLILGPSYEMRQAVDRFAHVLQTKKTSPFK
- a CDS encoding SMP-30/gluconolactonase/LRE family protein, which codes for MTVSLFIDVACKTGESPVYDAKTKRFYFVDIPNQLLFSYDLVTEALKPYTLPSAITSIALTDAPDLLRVTAEHGFGTFDLKEGHLSLEHQLSLPDSDRMNDGKLDPTGQYVAGSINEEDGKTAGLFRLRHDGSVDVLHEDLTNSNGLVWSEDGKTLYHIDTPTKKVYAFDYAPDAPLSNKRVAVDLEEEDGFPDGMTKDAEGHAWIAHYAGSCITRWNLETGAKLDHVDFPVANPTCPIFYEDRLLVTTAANGDDAPHAGAVFAVTFE
- a CDS encoding glycoside hydrolase family 13 protein encodes the protein MKRANWKEAVVYQVYWRSFKDSNGDGIGDLRGVIDKLDYIASLGVDVVWLNPCYRSPDVDNGYDIADYYEIMEKAGTMGDLQELIAAAHARGLKIILDLVVNHTSNQHDWFRQSRDRINDKDDWYIWKDGTKDMPPNNWRSYFAPSPWTWSEERGQYYFHSFAKEQPDLNWEHPAVRQAIYNMMNWWVAQGIDGFRMDVINLIKKRTLEDVANPFDLSYLGNQPGVHDFLQEMHANVLAGKDLFTVGEIPFVGPEDGLLYVSEERKELRTLFHFEIADDMEAMDLLRFKEIQKRWYDVLYPLGVNSQFLNNHDHTRQVTRFGSERYRVESAKLLGLMLHTLPGIPYVYQGEEIGMTGIRFSDPSLYQDVAFRNRYEERVAGGEDPEVVLSSMQLLARDNSRTPMQWDSTHAAGFTSGKPWLAVNPNYTDINVAQAEADPTSVLAFYRALIQMRKDHPIMVYGTYRDLALHDPYLYIYERELEGEVWRIVLNVHDEPMQTAFVLSQDKLLFSNYPDISNELRPYEARVYRYTVTEQP